One region of Carya illinoinensis cultivar Pawnee chromosome 8, C.illinoinensisPawnee_v1, whole genome shotgun sequence genomic DNA includes:
- the LOC122274282 gene encoding ankyrin repeat-containing protein At5g02620-like codes for MELSSSFEANAGSNINRAEHTDQAIPGMDPKFYEAAAKGNNGVFENISDPLDRFLTVNKNTILHICISSIHVEEDLAGGTDPASAEKFVKYVHDKCPSTLSLKANAEEETALAEERTSVVGGTDLASAEIFVKYVLDKCPSLSLKANAEEETALHIAARYGHVSIVEVLIEHEKSQLQDLERGVAVESSTATEMLIGRVNKEKDTALHEAVRNNHVKVVKLLLEIGPEFSYGANAAGETPLYLAAERHFPDLVFEILQTKSPAYDGPLGRTALHAAAFYDGEEITKNILERYGDLRKQADQNGWTPLHVAAYMNRIEPTQLLLKRDRGLAYIKDVEGKTALHIAARRNNSRIMEKIISMCPDCCELVDKKGCNALHDLAAANGRLGESTVEMILKYRSLRSLLNQKDADGNTPLHRHCNSWLMSSPGVDKRLFNKENLSAYQTSLTSENLLTDDEKNRIFKSACSEESRFCLSRRVLEIDYDESERKKQLQREKEKQEMEKQEKEKQEKQEKEKQNKENLDEFDKLSQAHLLVAALITTVTFAAGITMPGGFVGAGDNKPYPGSAVLWNDWHLKLFIACDSISMLLSTYTVIIYLVCSSKGLHSINPKTRKRFIRWAFFALYVAALFMVAAFFAAIMMMRPHRKGRRPFG; via the exons ATGGAGCTTTCCAGCTCGTTTGAGGCCAATGCAGGTAGTAATATTAACCGTGCCGAGCATACAGATCAGGCCATCCCTGGCATGGATCCTAAGTTCTATGAAGCAGCGGCGAAAGGCAACAATGGGGTCTTCGAAAATATCTCCGATCCACTTGATCGGTTTTTAActgttaataaaaatacaatccTACATATATGCATTTCAAGTATCCACGTTGAAGAAGACTTAGCTGGAGGAACTGACCCAGCCTCAGCGGAAAaatttgtgaaatatgtacACGACAAGTGTCCGTCGACACTTTCACTGAAAGCCAATGCGGAAGAGGAAACTGCATTAGCAGAAGAAAGAACTAGCGTCGTTGGAGGAACCGACCTAGCCTCAGCggaaatatttgtgaaatatgtacttgaCAAGTGTCCGTCACTTTCACTGAAAGCCAATGCAGAAGAGGAAACTGCATTACACATCGCGGCAAGGTATGGGCATGTTTCCATCGTGGAAGTCCTGATTGAACATGAAAAATCACAGCTTCAAGATCTCGAACGCGGTGTAGCAGTTGAATCTTCAACTGCTACGGAGATGCTAATTGGGCGGGTGAACAAAGAAAAAGACACGGCCTTACATGAGGCTGTACGTAATAATCACGTTAAGGTGGTAAAACTATTATTGGAGATAGGTCCAGAATTTTCGTATGGTGCTAATGCTGCTGGTGAGACCCCACTTTACTTGGCGGCCGAGAGACACTTTCCAGATTTGGTGTTCGAAATTTTACAGACGAAGTCACCAGCTTATGATGGCCCACTTGGTAGAACGGCTTTACATGCTGCAGCTTTTTACGATGGTGAAG AAATAACGAAAAACATTTTGGAAAGATACGGAGATCTAAGGAAACAAGCAGACCAAAACGGTTGGACTCCGCTTCACGTGGCTGCATACATGAATCGCATTGAGCCAACACAACTATTGCTGAAACGTGATAGAGGGCTGGCATATATCAAAGACGTAGAGGGTAAGACAGCTCTTCACATTGCAGCTCGCCGCAACAACAGCAGGATAATGGAAAAGATTATATCAATGTGTCCGGATTGTTGTGAACTGGTTGACAAAAAAGGCTGCAATGCACTCCATGATCTAGCCGCGGCGAATGGCCGTTTGGGGGAGAGTACAGTGGAAATGATCCTAAAATATCGATCTCTCCGTAGTCTTTTGAATCAGAAGGATGCAGACGGGAATACACCTCTCCACCGGCATTGCAATTCTTGGCTCATGAGTTCTCCTGGAGTTGACAAGAGGCTCTTCAACAAAGAAAATCTGAGTGCCTATCAAACTTCTCTAACAAGTGAAAATTTGCTAACTGATGATGAG AAGAATCGAATTTTCAAATCTGCTTGTTCCGAAGAATCTAGATTTTGCCTCAGTCGACGAGTATTAGAGATCGACTATGATGAATCCGAAAGGAAGAAGCAGCTGCAACGAGAGAAGGAGAAACAGGAGATGGAGAAACAGGAGAAGGAGAAACAGGAGAAACAAGAGAAGGAGAAACAGAACAAGGAGAATCTCGACGAGTTTGATAAATTGTCTCAAGCCCATTTGCTAGTTGCTGCACTCATCACAACTGTCACCTTTGCAGCAGGAATTACCATGCCTGGGGGTTTCGTTGGGGCAGGTGATAATAAACCATACCCAGGCTCTGCAGTTTTGTGGAATGATTGGCATTTGAAGCTCTTCATCGCCTGTGATTCCATATCTATGCTGCTCTCCACTTACACTGTCATCATCTACCTAGTTTGCTCCTCGAAAGGACTGCATTCCATCAACCCTAAAACCCGCAAAAGGTTTATTCGATGGGCCTTTTTTGCGCTTTACGTGGCTGCTTTATTTATGGTGGCGGCATTTTTCGCGGCCATAATGATGATGAGACCGCATCGAAAGGGCCGGCGTCCATTTGGTTAG